Proteins encoded together in one Camelina sativa cultivar DH55 chromosome 9, Cs, whole genome shotgun sequence window:
- the LOC104713203 gene encoding protein WALLS ARE THIN 1, with translation MADNNDNRRSIWGVPEKLQLHIAMLTLQFGYAGFHVVSRAALNMGISKLVFPVYRNIIALLLLLPFAYFLEKKERPAITLNFLIQFFFLALIGITANQGFYLLGLENTSPTFASSMQNSVPAITFLMAALLRIEKVRINRRDGISKVLGTALCVAGASVITLYKGPTIYTPTSHLHTHLLTTNSAVIAPLGDAAPKNWTLGCLYLIGHCLSWSGWLVFQAPVLKSYPARLSVTSYTCFFGIIQFLIIAAFCERDSQAWVFHSGWELFTILYAGIVASGIAFAVQIWCIDRGGPVFVAVYQPVQTLVVAIMASIALGEEFYLGGIIGAVLIIAGLYFVLYGKSEERKFAALEKAAIQSSAEHGIERAPVSRNSIKSSSITTPLLHQSTDNV, from the exons ATGGCGGATAACAACGATAACCGGAGATCAATATGGGGAGTCCCGGAGAAGCTTCAGCTTCACATAGCGATGCTGACGTTGCAATTCGGTTACGCCGGGTTCCACGTGGTGTCTCGAGCTGCTCTCAACATGGGGATCAGCAAACTCGTCTTCCCTGTTTATCGTAACATCATCGccttgcttcttctccttccctTCGCTTACTTCCTCGAAAA GAAGGAGAGACCAGCGATTACTCTCAACTTTCTCATCCAGTTCTTCTTTTTGGCGCTCATCGG GATAACAGCGAACCAAGGGTTTTACTTGTTGGGACTAGAGAACACTTCACCAACATTTGCTTCTTCCATGCAAAACTCTGTTCCCGCCATTACTTTTCTCATGGCTGCTCTTCTCAG GATTGAGAAAGTAAGAATAAACAGAAGAGACGGTATCTCCAAAGTCTTGGGAACAGCTCTCTGCGTAGCTGGAGCTTCCGTCATCACTCTCTACAAGGGTCCAACAATCTACACTCCGACCAGCCACCTCCACACTCACCTGCTCACCACAAACTCAGCCGTGATAGCGCCGTTAGGAGACGCCGCTCCCAAAAACTGGACACTTGGCTGCCTCTACCTGATCGGTCACTGTCTCTCGTGGTCAGGATGGCTCGTGTTCCAAGCTCCGGTTCTTAAATCTTACCCGGCGAGGCTCTCGGTTACGTCTTACACTTGTTTCTTTGGTATCATTCAGTTCTTGATCATTGCTGCTTTCTGTGAAAGAGATTCTCAGGCTTGGGTTTTTCACTCCGGTTGGGAGCTTTTCACCATCCTCTACGCc GGAATCGTAGCGTCAGGAATCGCGTTTGCCGTTCAGATTTGGTGTATTGACAGAGGGGGTCCAGTCTTCGTTGCTGTTTACCAACCTGTTCAGACTCTTGTCGTTGCAATCATGGCTTCAATCGCGTTAGGCGAAGAGTTTTACTTGGGCGG GATCATTGGAGCGGTGTTGATCATAGCAGGGCTTTACTTTGTATTGTACGGTAAGAGCGAAGAGAGGAAATTTGCAGCGCTTGAGAAGGCAGCAATCCAGTCATCCGCGGAGCATGGTATCGAACGTGCACCTGTTTCTCGCAACTCGATCAAGTCGTCGTCCATCACAACTCCACTGCTCCATCAGTCAACGGACAACGTTTGa
- the LOC104713202 gene encoding dehydration-responsive element-binding protein 2D-like: MSSIEPKVMMVGANKKQRTVQASSRKGCMRGKGGPDNASCTYKGVRQRTWGKWVAEIREPNRGARLWLGTFDTSREAALAYDSAARKLYGPEAHLNLPESLRSYPDTPSSQTSQTTPSSNTGGKSSDSESPCSSNELSSCRRVTEEVSWEHINVDLPVMDDSSIWEEATMSLGFPWVNEGDNDISPFDTCISGGYSNWDSFHSPL, from the coding sequence ATGTCATCCATAGAGCCAAAGGTGATGATGGTTGGTGCTAACAAGAAACAACGAACTGTCCAAGCAAGTTCGAGGAAAGGCTGTATGAGAGGAAAAGGTGGACCCGATAACGCGTCTTGCACCTACAAAGGAGTTAGACAACGCACTTGGGGAAAATGGGTCGCTGAGATCCGTGAGCCTAACCGAGGAGCTCGTCTTTGGCTCGGTACCTTTGACACCTCCCGCGAAGCTGCCTTGGCTTATGACTCCGCAGCTCGTAAGCTTTATGGTCCCGAGGCTCACCTTAACCTCCCAGAGTCCTTAAGAAGTTACCCTGATACACCGTCGTCTCAGACATCCCAGACGACACCAAGCAGCAACACGGGTGGAAAAAGCAGCGACTCCGAGTCGCCATGTTCATCTAACGAGTTGTCATCATGTAGGAGAGTGACAGAGGAGGTATCATGGGAGCATATAAACGTGGATTTACCGGTAATGGATGATTCTTCTATATGGGAAGAAGCTACAATGTCGTTAGGGTTTCCATGGGTTAATGAAGGAGATAATGATATTTCTCCGTTTGATACTTGTATTTCCGGTGGCTATTCTAATTGGGATTCCTTTCATTCCCCACTTTGA
- the LOC104715852 gene encoding uncharacterized protein LOC104715852: MAFQWLPEDDYLLIKSLEDGTSLETLAKGAVRFSRKFTLSELKDRWHCLLYNPKVTSLSSSVGFELQYGAQFNPQGQYHRSIPVRTQYYTARKKRRLELEESLKVNNNAAIDEHHYVDEGGMFGEYDDFTFKFEDIENFQKAFPDIMLSSHDDHQQDVDYQTTMFGNDDDVRMVDQMLNINDEQIQDCDVTVAATTIEHVMLQEVFQDPLFQQPNTSFNQAEIWNPPQSYQGLPDIGEEAFRMVVPLCELDPHPEIINGVIICVLNRESDEIPDNDNINLKLNNAKARNSSNPSSSSSLRKHIKPPLPPISSQAKGNNIVDSYGLGDCAVTTQASSSSESSGSFTEKDTSTFAAITSSSLQHPPDIEICGQTLSAKIDINASEEKYNEVESDDDLPSFSDVEAMILDMDLEPIGQDRYELAASRYRNEEMARMIMRLEQSAESYMSRDISAHGAFALLYGSSKHYINKPEVLLGRVTGEYPVDIDLGGSGSKTKFSRRQALIMLKQNGCFEIKNLGKFSIWINDEEINHGEIVTLKNSCLIQIREISFIFEMNERAVRKYLNGILK; encoded by the exons ATGGCGTTTCAATGGTTACCTGAAGATGATTATCTTCTCATAAAGTCACTCgag GATGGAACATCTCTAGAGACGTTGGCTAAAGGAGCGGTGAGATTCTCTCGGAAATTTACACTTTCGGAACTTAAAGATCGATGGCATTGTCTTCTTTACAACCCTAAGGTTacatctctttcttcatctGTCGGATTTGAGCTTCAATACGGAGCTCAATTCAATCCACAAGGTCAATATCATCGCTCAATACCAGTCAGAACTCAGTACTACACTGCCCGAAAGAAGAGACGTTTGGAATTGGAGGAGTCTCTTAAGGTCAATAACAATGCCGCCATTGATGAACATCATTACGTGGATGAAGGGGGTATGTTTGGAGAATATGATGACTTTACTTTCAAGTTTGAGGACattgaaaattttcagaaaGCATTCCCAGACATTATGTTATCCTCTCATGATGATCATCAACAAGATGTTGATTATCAGACAACAATGTttggtaatgatgatgatgttcgAATGGTGGATCAGATGTTAAACATCAACGATGAACAGATTCAAGATTGTGATGTTACAGTAGCAGCAACAACAATAGAACATGTTATGCTTCAAGAAGTGTTTCAAGATCCTCTGTTTCAACAACCTAATACATCTTTCAATCAAGCAGAGATTTGGAATCCTCCACAGTCTTATCAAGGCTTGCCAGACATAGGAGAGGAAGCTTTTCGTATGGTTGTGCCATTGTGTGAATTGGATCCACATCCAGAAATCATTAACGGTGTTATCATATGTGTTCTAAACCGCGAGTCCGATGAGATTCCAGATAACGATAATATCAACCTGAAACTGAACAATGCTAAAGCTCGAAACTCGAGTaatccttcatcatcatcatcattgagGAAGCATATAAAACCACCTCTGCCTCCAATATCATCACAAGCAAAGGGTAATAACATTGTCGACAGTTATGGTTTAGGAGATTGTGCTGTCACAACACAAGCTAGTTCTTCTTCTGAATCCAGTGGTAGCTTTACCGAGAAAGACACATCTACTTTTGCTGCTATAACTTCATCATCTCTACAACACCCTCCAGATATTGAAATTTGTGGACAGACATTGAGTGCAAAGATTGATATAAACGCTTCAGAGGAGAAATATAATGAAGTTGAGAGTGATGACGATTTGCCTTCCTTTTCAGATGTTGAAGCAATG ATTCTTGACATGGACCTTGAACCGATTGGTCAAGACCGGTACGAGTTGGCAG CTTCGAGATATCGAAACGAGGAAATGGCGAGAATGATAATGAGACTAGAGCAGAGTGCTGAATCTTACATGAGCCGTGACATTTCTGCTCATGGAGCTTTTGCTCTTCTATATGGAAGCTCTAAGCATTACATTAACAAACCAGAG GTGTTACTTGGAAGAGTGACAGGCGAATATCCAGTGGATATCGACTTAGGAGGGTCAGGGTCTAAAACAAAATTCTCTCGACGACAG GCTTTGATCATGTTGAAGCAAAACGGATGTTTTGAAATCAAGAATCTTGGGAAATTTTCGATATGGATAAATGATGAAGAGATTAATCATGGAGAAATTGTCACTCTTAAGAACAGTTGCTTAATTCAg ataCGAGAGATATCGTTCATATTTGAGATGAATGAGAGAGCAGTCAGAAAATATCTAAACGGAATTCTCAAATGA
- the LOC104713201 gene encoding putative purine permease 15: MGYNQPMQSNSQEQFVQMPLYMEHGSSTPINQTSDSNQRLKKWVTIIICIILAVTGQCITRILENYYFRHRNRSRRYSFWTQSLLQVVGFPILLVPFLLLVLSSKKRKQLLITSDGVAAALLVLYPIIVIYMFCQAFFSNIKHRIPFKVFTLIYTSQLFFTPIFSIFIFSNKVKLNRWTIVSLILATLAGTFTLNTFSAGSPIIYNGKIHTFRVMYLAVCGAVFFSLLLAQIRNIFEAFISVCKESTNIKQPSFVVVLELLIFSFLYTTVIFVAAVFISGDHHNLKREMDGFSKGQVSYVWTMVGQAVAWQIYWVGIVGLVLAVSAEFSNVISVCTWPIVSVLVALFYNKYDQFDVFRGIALGAATLSVASYLYMILKEKSEDDDQPTS; this comes from the exons ATGGGGTATAATCAACCAATGCAGTCTAATTCACAAG AACAATTTGTGCAAATGCCGCTCTATATGGAGCACGGCTCAAGTACACCAATAAACCAAACCAGTGACTCGAACCAAAGACTCAAAAAGTGGGTTACCATCATCATATGCATCATCTTGGCCGTAACAGGTCAATGCATCACCAGGATCCTCGAGAACTATTACTTCCGCCACAGAAACCGGAGCCGTAGGTACAGCTTCTGGACTCAATCCCTTCTCCAAGTCGTCGGATTCCCCATCCTCCTCGTCCCTTTCCTTCTCCTCGTCCTCTCTTCCAAGAAACGGAAACAACTTCTCATTACCTCCGATGGAGTCGCCGCCGCGCTATTAGTACTTTACCCTATTATCGTCATCTACATGTTTTGTCAAGCATTTTTCTCGAACATTAAACACCGGATCCCCTTTAAAGTTTTCACTCTCATCTACACGTCACAGCTCTTCTTCACCCCCATTTTCTCCATCTTTATATTTTCCAACAAAGTAAAACTCAACAGATGGACGATTGTTTCTCTCATCTTAGCCACCCTAGCCGGAACTTTCACTCTCAACACTTTCTCCGCCGGGTCACCCATCATCTACAACGGGAAGATACACACCTTTCGTGTTATGTATCTGGCTGTATGTGGCGCCGTCTTTTTCTCCTTGCTCCTCGCCCAGATCAGGAACATATTCGAGGCTTTTATCTCCGTTTGCAAGGAAtccacaaacataaaacaaccaAGTTTCGTCGTTGTTCTTGAGTTGCTCATCTTCTCGTTTCTCTATACCACCGTCATCTTTGTCGCAGCCGTTTTCATCTCCGGCGATCATCACAACttgaagagagagatggatGGGTTCTCGAAGGGGCAAGTTTCCTACGTGTGGACTATGGTGGGTCAAGCCGTTGCATGGCAGATATACTGGGTCGGGATCGTGGGGCTAGTGTTGGCTGTCTCGGCTGAGTTCTCGAACGTGATCAGTGTTTGTACGTGGCCGATCGTGTCGGTTCTCGTGGCTTTGTTTTATAACAAGTACGATCAGTTCGATGTCTTCAGAGGAATCGCCTTAGGCGCCGCTACACTTAGCGTTGcatcttatttatatatgatccTCAAAGAGAAGAGCGAAGATGACGACCAACCTACAAGCTAA
- the LOC104713205 gene encoding protein SHI RELATED SEQUENCE 5-like: MAGFFYLGGRDNNSNNNNKQDHHQVDKDHHHQDKSNYLCLYKDEIYNNNKGFEIWPPQYFQQQEQPPQQQHASAAANFYSFGMVPSGSSSNNNNNRSRSLYFNVVSDHEPGGFTVTRQGGMNCQDCGNQAKKDCPHMRCRTCCKSRGFHCQTHVKSTWVPAAKRQERLAQLASLQHHSTSSRETQNTKRLREASGGDNNDDKDHSGGGGSALVTTRVVNANSNSGLEVSQHLPPEVNSPAVFRCVRVSSIEEDEDDQEYAYQTAVNIGGHVFKGILYDQGPDQDHHHHHHLNLLASTATTTNVEETATKAVAGNNSNGLMLDPSSLYPAHQLNSFIAGTPFFTPPRS; this comes from the exons ATGGCAGGGTTTTTCTATCTAGGAGGGAGagacaacaacagcaacaacaacaacaagcaagatCATCACCAAGTAGAcaaggatcatcatcatcaagacaAGAGCAATTATCTTTGTCTTTACAAAGACGAGATCTATAACAACAACAAGGGTTTCGAGATTTGGCCTCCGCAATACTtccaacaacaagaacaaccaCCACAACAACAGCATGCCTCAGCTGCTGCAAACTTCTACTCCTTTGGAATGGTTCCTAGCggaagcagcagcaacaacaacaataaccgGAGCCGGAGTTTATACTTCAACGTAGTCTCCGATCATGAGCCGGGAGGGTTCACGGTGACGAGACAAGGAGGTATGAATTGTCAAGATTGTGGGAATCAAGCCAAGAAAGATTGTCCTCATATGAGATGTAGAACTTGTTGTAAAAGCCGAGGCTTTCACTGTCAAACTCACGTTAAGAGCACTTGGGTTCCTGCTGCTAAACGCCAAGAGCGTCTAGCCCAACTCGCTTCCTTGCAGCACCACTCAACCTCCAGCCGTGAAACGCAAAACACTAAACGCCTTCGAGAAGCTAGTGGTGGTGATAATAATGATGATAAAGACcatagtggtggtggtggatcgGCTCTTGTTACTACCCGTGTGGTGAATGCTAATTCTAATTCAG gGTTGGAGGTGAGCCAACACTTGCCACCGGAGGTTAACTCACCGGCGGTTTTCCGGTGCGTTCGAGTGAGTTCAAtagaagaggatgaagatgatcaAGAATATGCTTATCAAACGGCTGTAAACATTGGAGGACATGTCTTCAAAGGCATTCTGTATGACCAAGGACCAgatcaagatcatcatcatcaccatcaccttAACCTCCTGGCTTCCACTGCTACCACCACCAATGTGGAAGAGACCGCCACGAAAGCTGTCGCAGGTAACAATAGTAACGGATTAATGCTTGATCCTTCTTCGCTTTACCCGGCTCATCAGCTCAACTCCTTCATTGCCGGTACGCCATTCTTCACACCTCCAAGGTCTTGA
- the LOC104713206 gene encoding B-box zinc finger protein 21 gives MKIRCDVCDKEEASVFCTADEASLCGGCDHRVHHANKLASKHLRFSLLYPSSSNNTSPLCDICQDKKALLFCQQDRAILCKDCDSSIHAANEHTKKHDRFLLTGVKLSATSSVYKPTSSESSTSSNSQDCSVPGSSISNPPPLKKPLSPPPQTNNHNNNSKIQPGDATINQWGSTSTISEYLIDTLPGWHVEDFLDSSLPPFGFSKSGDDDGVLPYVEAEDDSTKRNNNNNTVSLPSKSLGIWVPQIPQTLPSSYPNDHYFSQDNNNIQFGMYNKGTSPQVQSYAPIQNMKQQGQNNKRWYDDGGFTVPQITPTPTTTFAHPSPLSSNKRSRSFW, from the exons ATGAAGATCAGGTGCGACGTCTGCGACAAAGAAGAAGCGTCGGTGTTTTGCACCGCCGACGAAGCATCTCTCTGCGGTGGCTGTGACCATAGAGTCCACCACGCTAACAAACTCGCCTCGAAACATCTCCGTTTCTCTCTCCTTTATCCTTCTTCCTCAAACAACACATCTCCTCTCTGCGACATCTGTCAG GATAAAAAAGCTCTGTTATTTTGTCAACAAGATAGAGCTATTCTATGCAAAGATTGTGATTCATCGATCCACGCCGCGAACGAACACACGAAGAAACACGATAGGTTTCTTCTTACAGGGGTTAAGCTCTCTGCTACGTCCTCTGTTTACAAACCCACTTCATCAgaatcttctacttcttcaaaCAGCCAAGATTGCTCTGTTCCTGGATCATCAATCTCTAATCCTCCTCCTCTCAAGAAACCTCTCTCACCTCCTCCTCAGaccaacaaccacaacaacaactccaAGATCCAACCTGGCGATGCCACGATCAATCAGTGGGGTTCCACTAGCACTATCTCAGAGTATTTGATCGATACCTTACCTGGTTGGCACGTTGAGGACTTTCTTGAttcctctcttcctccttttgGATTCTCCAAG agtggtgatgatgatggagtgTTACCATATGTGGAAGCAGAAGATGACAGCAccaagagaaacaacaacaacaatacagtGTCACTTCCATCTAAGAGTTTAGGGATTTGGGTCCCTCAGATTCCACaaactcttccttcttcataCCCAAATGATCACTACTTTTctcaagacaacaacaacatacaGTTTGGGATGTACAACAAAGGAACATCACCACAAGTACAGTCTTATGCTCCAATACAAAACATGAAACAACAAGGACAGAACAACAAGAGGTGGTATGATGATGGTGGCTTCACTGTCCCACAGATCACTCCTACTCCTACTACTACTTTTGCTCatccttctcctctttcttctaaTAAAAGATCTAGATCGTTCTGGTAA